From the genome of Lawsonella clevelandensis, one region includes:
- a CDS encoding alpha/beta fold hydrolase, which translates to MNDSRHATPATPPEPDSVCIPGPWRHRLISANGIHLHAVDVLPNNWEHNHPPGELPPLVLLLHGYGEHWWTWHHQLQPIAAAGFHAMAVDLRGYGNSDKPPRGYDLVTAANDMAGLVRATGHRTVIVVGHGLGGAVGWTMARMFRKGVTKLIVVGAPHPLIQRVDLLKKIFTNNRTVGPLVSAQVPRLPEWRMRQPGWIEDYLGHRASAGWTKTTDGKETVQVFGDALRIANVGYCANEYLRWLGRSRFRADGFRYSQKMKRRLSLPVVAFRGEHDPVVSLDALKECTRYTESLQVVTVPHCGFYPQLEAPQFFSGLLVHYLGAPRLAAVPLR; encoded by the coding sequence ATGAACGATAGCCGCCACGCGACCCCCGCTACACCGCCCGAACCGGACAGTGTATGCATCCCGGGCCCATGGCGGCATCGTCTTATTTCCGCCAACGGCATCCACCTCCATGCTGTGGACGTCCTCCCCAACAACTGGGAACACAACCACCCCCCAGGCGAACTTCCGCCCCTCGTCCTCCTCCTCCACGGCTACGGCGAACACTGGTGGACCTGGCACCACCAACTCCAACCCATCGCTGCAGCCGGCTTTCACGCCATGGCTGTCGACCTTCGCGGCTATGGAAACTCCGACAAACCCCCACGCGGCTACGACCTGGTGACCGCCGCGAACGACATGGCCGGCCTAGTCCGTGCCACCGGGCACCGCACAGTCATTGTCGTCGGGCACGGGCTTGGCGGCGCTGTGGGCTGGACCATGGCCCGCATGTTCCGTAAAGGCGTCACCAAACTCATCGTGGTAGGGGCACCACACCCCCTTATCCAACGCGTTGACCTTCTCAAAAAGATTTTCACCAACAACCGCACTGTTGGCCCCCTCGTCAGCGCCCAAGTTCCCCGCCTCCCCGAATGGCGGATGCGACAACCCGGCTGGATCGAGGACTACTTAGGGCATCGTGCCAGCGCCGGCTGGACAAAAACCACCGACGGGAAAGAAACCGTGCAGGTTTTCGGCGACGCCCTCCGCATCGCCAACGTGGGGTACTGCGCTAACGAATACCTACGCTGGCTGGGCCGTTCCCGCTTCCGCGCAGACGGTTTCCGCTACTCCCAAAAGATGAAACGGCGCCTCTCCCTTCCCGTCGTCGCCTTCCGCGGTGAACATGACCCCGTCGTCTCCCTCGACGCACTCAAGGAGTGCACCCGCTACACCGAAAGTTTGCAGGTGGTGACGGTGCCGCACTGCGGTTTCTACCCCCAGCTTGAGGCTCCACAGTTCTTCTCCGGCCTGCTCGTGCACTACCTGGGGGCGCCCCGTCTAGCCGCAGTTCCCCTACGCTAG
- a CDS encoding phage holin family protein, with protein sequence MSIKDRFGGDSAADTAASAQISGIAMYDAIPQPKDASIGQLAKTAAEQVSTLVRSEIELAKAEIGLQVKRGAIGSIFFIVAAVFALMSFFPFIMMWANLFSLWLGTETWDWCGYLIVFLLLLVFAGIFVGIGIWKMKQVEKPEKTIESVEKLKEVVPSSTKPAPSGYTYLQ encoded by the coding sequence GTGAGCATCAAGGACCGCTTCGGAGGAGACTCGGCTGCAGATACGGCCGCCTCCGCTCAGATCTCTGGCATCGCGATGTACGACGCCATCCCGCAACCCAAGGATGCCAGCATCGGCCAGCTTGCCAAGACCGCCGCGGAACAAGTCTCTACCCTCGTTCGCTCAGAAATCGAGCTCGCCAAGGCTGAAATCGGCCTCCAGGTGAAGCGTGGCGCCATAGGCAGCATCTTCTTCATCGTCGCCGCTGTCTTTGCCCTTATGTCCTTCTTCCCCTTCATCATGATGTGGGCCAACCTGTTCTCCCTCTGGCTCGGTACTGAGACCTGGGATTGGTGCGGTTACCTCATCGTCTTCCTGCTGCTGTTGGTCTTCGCTGGTATCTTCGTCGGCATCGGCATCTGGAAGATGAAGCAGGTCGAGAAGCCCGAAAAGACCATCGAGTCTGTTGAAAAGCTGAAGGAAGTCGTCCCCAGCAGCACCAAGCCTGCCCCCAGCGGATACACCTATCTGCAGTAA
- a CDS encoding glycoside hydrolase family 25 protein, whose product MSHRLSRTKMLIAAGATAVSLAIAGPAVALLAGSDVASHQHPGSLAINWARVKAAGHHFAIVKATEGISYVNPHYREDSDSMREAGLIRGTYHYALPQYSAILQAQHYAAVLATNTTDLDLPPVLDLEETGGLGPVALQVWVRTFLTTLDTLTGRQTIIYVSPGFWRYQMANTKEFSERPLWIADYNGENSPTLPLPGGWTNWTFWQYTGSGWVDGVATPIDLNTFNGTEAQLLALTNHGKLKKPKPDLGDKPANLPSLPTIKQNDIPDIRKLIPPEVQQQIQRDVEKRLREAFPQGIPTLG is encoded by the coding sequence ATGAGTCACCGGTTAAGCCGTACTAAGATGCTGATTGCCGCAGGCGCAACCGCCGTGAGCCTTGCCATCGCTGGACCCGCCGTCGCCCTCCTCGCAGGTTCAGACGTCGCCAGCCACCAACACCCCGGTTCCCTAGCCATCAACTGGGCCCGTGTGAAAGCCGCCGGCCACCACTTCGCCATCGTCAAAGCCACCGAAGGCATCAGCTACGTCAACCCGCACTACCGAGAAGACTCCGACTCCATGCGGGAAGCCGGCCTCATTCGCGGCACCTACCACTACGCTCTGCCCCAATACTCTGCTATTCTCCAAGCTCAGCACTACGCGGCAGTCCTCGCCACCAACACCACCGACCTCGACCTCCCACCCGTCCTGGACCTCGAAGAAACTGGCGGACTCGGACCCGTCGCCCTGCAAGTATGGGTACGTACTTTCCTCACCACCTTGGACACACTCACTGGGCGACAAACTATCATCTACGTCTCTCCCGGCTTCTGGCGCTACCAAATGGCCAACACCAAAGAGTTTTCCGAACGTCCCCTCTGGATCGCCGACTACAACGGGGAAAACAGCCCCACCCTCCCCCTCCCCGGCGGCTGGACCAACTGGACCTTCTGGCAATACACCGGCAGCGGATGGGTTGACGGCGTTGCCACCCCTATTGATCTCAACACCTTCAATGGCACAGAGGCCCAACTCTTGGCCCTCACCAACCACGGAAAACTCAAGAAACCCAAACCAGACTTGGGGGACAAGCCTGCCAATCTGCCATCTCTCCCCACCATCAAACAGAACGATATCCCCGATATTCGCAAGCTCATCCCACCTGAGGTGCAGCAACAGATCCAACGCGATGTAGAAAAACGGCTCCGAGAAGCTTTCCCACAGGGGATTCCCACACTGGGCTGA
- a CDS encoding CpaF family protein — protein MPRADLWGPLTGLLTDPAIAPTLTDLIVGPRGAIWVDCANHPGMRRYYQLELCEEDCRALAVHLIRSAGGRLDDAHPWADTVLPLDEDTLVRIHAILAPLAHNGTTLSLRILRSSTHSLGELVSNGMMTEEQCAGLLRDLHHHRTILISGATGVGKTTLLGALVSALPAHERIICVEDTAELNLRHPQLVQLVTRHDNTEGIGGIPMSTLVRQALRMRPDRIIVGEVRGDEVVDLLTALNTGHHGSLASLHANSTADVPPRLLALALNAGMPETAAHVSINSTLDVIVHLARDAHTGHRYVAQLWRREEETAHG, from the coding sequence ATGCCCCGCGCCGACCTTTGGGGACCCCTCACCGGCCTCCTTACCGATCCCGCCATCGCCCCCACCCTCACCGACCTTATCGTTGGGCCACGCGGAGCAATCTGGGTCGACTGCGCTAACCACCCCGGAATGCGCCGCTACTACCAGCTAGAACTCTGTGAAGAAGACTGCCGCGCACTCGCCGTCCACCTCATCCGAAGTGCCGGCGGCCGCCTCGACGACGCCCACCCTTGGGCAGACACAGTCCTCCCCCTCGACGAGGACACCCTCGTACGAATCCACGCCATTCTCGCCCCCCTCGCGCACAACGGCACCACGCTGTCACTCCGCATCCTCCGCAGCAGCACCCACAGCCTGGGAGAGCTCGTCAGCAACGGCATGATGACCGAAGAACAGTGCGCCGGGCTGCTCCGCGACCTCCACCACCACCGCACCATTCTTATCTCTGGTGCCACCGGTGTCGGCAAAACCACCCTGCTCGGGGCCCTCGTCTCCGCTCTACCCGCGCACGAACGCATCATTTGCGTTGAGGACACCGCCGAACTTAACCTTCGCCACCCCCAGCTTGTACAACTCGTCACCCGACACGACAACACCGAAGGAATTGGCGGAATCCCCATGTCCACCCTGGTACGCCAAGCACTCCGCATGCGGCCAGACCGCATCATCGTCGGAGAAGTACGAGGCGACGAAGTAGTCGATCTCCTCACCGCCCTTAACACAGGCCACCATGGCAGCCTCGCCTCCCTACACGCCAATAGCACCGCGGACGTGCCACCCCGGCTACTCGCCCTCGCCCTCAACGCAGGAATGCCTGAAACAGCCGCCCACGTCAGCATTAACTCCACCCTTGATGTCATCGTGCACCTCGCTCGCGACGCCCACACTGGCCACCGCTACGTCGCCCAACTATGGCGCCGGGAAGAAGAGACTGCCCATGGGTAA
- a CDS encoding DUF4244 domain-containing protein, producing the protein MQRLLTRADFINRRTETLWMDDAGMSTVEYAVGTIGAAAFGAVLIAVVKSDGVQQALLDIIQQALTIR; encoded by the coding sequence ATGCAACGCCTCCTCACCCGCGCAGATTTTATCAACCGGCGGACTGAGACGCTCTGGATGGATGATGCCGGTATGAGCACCGTGGAATACGCCGTCGGTACTATCGGTGCAGCCGCTTTCGGCGCGGTCCTTATCGCAGTGGTGAAGTCTGACGGTGTGCAGCAGGCACTGCTGGATATCATCCAGCAGGCGCTCACTATCCGCTAA
- a CDS encoding TadE family type IV pilus minor pilin: MVSFRNLLSRTTQVPPNALRSLHAWPSDAGMVTVEAALAVVTLMAVVVVSLAGIGAGLTQLRLSDAAQTVARSVSRGQTLPSATSLHLPAGAQVRVATQTGSAQVTVEAPAGMLPFTLHAEATMPLEKVTE; this comes from the coding sequence ATGGTTTCTTTCCGCAATCTGCTATCGCGCACCACCCAGGTTCCTCCCAATGCCTTACGTTCCCTACACGCGTGGCCATCCGATGCAGGGATGGTGACGGTGGAAGCGGCCCTCGCCGTAGTCACACTTATGGCGGTGGTTGTCGTCAGCCTCGCCGGAATAGGAGCGGGTCTCACCCAATTGCGTCTGTCGGATGCTGCCCAAACGGTGGCCCGCAGCGTGTCCCGTGGTCAGACACTGCCCAGTGCGACCTCGTTGCATCTTCCCGCAGGTGCCCAGGTGCGGGTGGCCACACAGACAGGTTCCGCACAGGTGACGGTGGAAGCTCCGGCGGGTATGTTGCCGTTCACTCTGCATGCGGAGGCAACAATGCCGTTAGAGAAGGTGACGGAATGA
- a CDS encoding pilus assembly protein TadG-related protein — protein MHLLHDESGVATVWAACACAAIITLLGLILVGISAVQARHETTGWADGAALAAAVSVREGEPAACQTAAAYLVRASGEQAATMDQCGVFTHPDTQMPAVRLVIHRSFGRFTIVGRACAGPLPRPLQPRPLQPRPLQPRVP, from the coding sequence GTGCACCTACTTCATGATGAGAGCGGGGTAGCTACGGTTTGGGCTGCCTGTGCGTGCGCCGCCATCATTACTCTGTTGGGGCTGATACTGGTGGGTATCTCCGCAGTTCAAGCCCGTCATGAGACTACCGGATGGGCAGATGGGGCAGCTCTTGCAGCAGCAGTCAGTGTGCGCGAGGGAGAGCCGGCTGCCTGTCAGACAGCCGCCGCTTATCTTGTGCGGGCAAGTGGGGAGCAGGCGGCAACTATGGACCAGTGCGGAGTGTTCACTCATCCGGATACTCAGATGCCTGCTGTACGGCTGGTTATCCACCGATCTTTTGGCCGCTTCACTATTGTGGGGCGAGCCTGCGCCGGGCCGCTGCCCCGCCCACTACAGCCCCGCCCACTACAGCCCCGCCCACTACAGCCCCGCGTACCGTAG
- a CDS encoding DEAD/DEAH box helicase — MTTAPPPHTYGRSLLTHLLRTTDPTRSPVTHLRELPGRDPQYAPWPQWVLPAAHRWLTDQGIDELYTHQTATANLAWEGTHVVVATGTASGKTLGYQLPVLTMLAEDPTASALYLSPTKALGADQLRSFTELLNGATNMAEDATQRRLLQASYPSQYDGDTPAEDRSWIRYHSRFILTNPDMLHLSILGKHGRWLRLLRTLKYLIIDECHAYRGAFGSNVAIEMRRLLRLARHYGSTPTVILASATTSHPAEAASRLIGMPVTAITEDGSPQGERTIALWEPPVIPGLEGENGAQVRRAATKEAANIMADLVAEGARTLAFVRSRRGAENTALATQHALISQGESGELPHDRATALAEQIGAYRAGYLAEDRRRLERELNDGTLLGAATTTALELGVDIAGLDAVVIAGFPGTVASFWQQSGRAGRRNQGSLVVLIARSDPLDSYLIHHPETLLDKPVEATVTNPANPNLLVPQLWCATAEIPLDDREVAAWSARDGVDVEALLYEMQDHGMVRHRTVSETRRTGGAWYPAGRYDSSWQQVSLRGGAADEFSIVCMDDGQLLGTADAPRAFAQLHPGAIYLHQGDSYLVTDLDLENGIACVTATVPPWTTYSRADTDVHVERILEERRFGSGATAATVGIADVTVVRQVKEYERKATTGEIIDVVELEMPPTELYTQAVYYHVNPHFFAHFGIDDVDVPGTLHAAEHAAIGMLPLLAGCDRADIGGLSTPLHDDTGESTVFVYDGYQGGAGYALRGYREFTTWLGATRDAIAACSCEEGCPSCIQSPKCGNGNRPLSKAGAVQLLDALGRVVAEDDGYLPPSRSHGLPPF; from the coding sequence ATGACGACTGCACCACCACCCCACACCTATGGGCGCAGTCTACTCACCCACCTCCTCCGCACCACTGACCCAACCCGCAGCCCCGTCACTCACCTGCGAGAGCTCCCGGGCCGTGACCCCCAGTACGCTCCTTGGCCACAATGGGTACTCCCCGCTGCCCACCGCTGGCTCACCGACCAAGGAATCGACGAGCTCTACACCCACCAAACCGCCACCGCGAACCTCGCCTGGGAAGGCACCCACGTCGTCGTTGCCACCGGCACCGCCTCCGGCAAAACTCTCGGCTACCAACTCCCCGTCCTCACCATGCTGGCAGAGGACCCCACCGCCTCCGCTCTCTACCTCTCCCCCACCAAAGCCCTCGGCGCCGACCAACTCCGCTCCTTCACCGAACTACTCAACGGAGCCACCAACATGGCCGAGGACGCCACCCAACGCCGTCTCCTCCAAGCCTCCTACCCATCCCAATATGACGGCGATACTCCCGCCGAAGACCGCAGCTGGATCCGCTACCACAGCCGCTTCATCCTCACCAACCCCGACATGCTGCACCTCTCCATCCTCGGTAAACACGGCCGTTGGCTACGCCTCCTCCGCACCCTCAAATACCTCATCATCGATGAATGCCACGCCTACCGGGGAGCCTTCGGCAGCAACGTCGCCATCGAAATGCGACGTCTCCTCCGGCTCGCTCGCCACTACGGCTCCACACCCACCGTCATCCTTGCCTCCGCCACCACTTCACACCCCGCAGAGGCCGCCAGCAGACTCATCGGCATGCCCGTCACCGCCATTACCGAGGACGGCTCACCCCAAGGGGAGCGCACCATCGCCCTATGGGAACCACCCGTCATCCCCGGACTGGAGGGAGAAAACGGAGCGCAAGTCCGGCGGGCCGCCACCAAGGAAGCCGCGAACATCATGGCAGACCTGGTGGCGGAAGGCGCCCGTACCCTCGCCTTCGTACGCAGCAGACGAGGGGCGGAAAATACGGCATTGGCTACCCAGCACGCTCTTATCAGCCAAGGGGAAAGCGGGGAACTGCCCCACGACCGAGCAACCGCGTTGGCGGAACAGATTGGCGCCTACCGGGCAGGCTACCTTGCCGAGGATCGACGCCGGCTAGAACGAGAACTCAACGATGGCACGCTGCTGGGGGCCGCCACCACCACTGCCCTCGAACTAGGGGTGGACATTGCGGGGTTGGATGCGGTGGTAATAGCTGGGTTCCCCGGCACTGTCGCCAGCTTTTGGCAGCAATCTGGTCGGGCGGGGCGTCGCAACCAAGGGTCACTAGTGGTGCTTATTGCCCGCTCCGACCCCCTCGATAGTTATCTGATCCACCATCCGGAGACGCTGTTGGATAAGCCGGTAGAGGCTACCGTCACCAATCCGGCGAATCCCAACCTGCTGGTGCCGCAACTATGGTGTGCAACAGCCGAAATACCGTTGGATGACAGGGAAGTAGCCGCCTGGTCTGCGCGTGATGGGGTGGATGTGGAGGCCCTGCTGTACGAAATGCAAGACCACGGGATGGTTCGTCACCGTACTGTCTCTGAGACGAGGCGGACAGGTGGTGCCTGGTATCCGGCCGGACGCTACGACTCCTCCTGGCAGCAGGTGTCGCTACGCGGTGGTGCCGCCGACGAATTCTCCATTGTGTGTATGGACGACGGTCAGCTATTGGGTACCGCCGATGCACCCCGCGCCTTTGCCCAACTCCATCCCGGCGCCATCTACCTCCACCAGGGGGACAGCTACCTGGTAACCGACTTGGACCTGGAGAACGGTATCGCCTGTGTGACTGCCACCGTCCCCCCATGGACCACCTACTCGCGGGCCGACACGGACGTCCATGTGGAGCGTATTCTTGAAGAACGCCGCTTCGGTTCGGGTGCGACCGCCGCCACTGTAGGAATTGCAGATGTGACGGTGGTACGCCAGGTGAAAGAGTACGAGCGCAAAGCCACCACCGGAGAAATTATCGATGTGGTGGAGCTGGAGATGCCTCCCACCGAGCTCTACACCCAGGCCGTGTACTACCACGTCAACCCACATTTCTTCGCCCACTTCGGAATTGATGATGTGGATGTGCCGGGCACACTCCATGCTGCTGAGCACGCCGCCATTGGGATGCTGCCCTTGCTGGCGGGGTGCGACCGGGCCGACATCGGTGGATTGTCAACGCCGCTGCACGACGATACTGGAGAGTCAACAGTATTTGTCTACGACGGCTACCAGGGCGGGGCCGGTTATGCGCTTCGTGGATACCGGGAATTCACAACCTGGCTGGGCGCTACCCGAGACGCCATTGCGGCGTGTTCCTGTGAGGAGGGCTGCCCCAGTTGTATCCAGTCCCCCAAGTGCGGCAATGGCAACAGGCCGCTTTCTAAAGCCGGTGCGGTGCAGCTTCTCGACGCGCTAGGGCGAGTGGTCGCAGAGGATGACGGCTACCTCCCGCCATCCCGCTCCCATGGTCTGCCCCCGTTCTAG
- a CDS encoding rhodanese-like domain-containing protein, translated as MSLTVSTFQELKARLDDGTTPPLILDVREPEEWAESHLLAATNIPMGDIPRRTNDIPAGEVWVHCRLGGRAGKVCDYLNKARNDLDIHWLNEPYTNAGLNNIPAN; from the coding sequence ATGTCCCTCACCGTCAGTACCTTCCAAGAGCTCAAAGCACGTCTCGACGACGGCACCACTCCTCCCCTCATCCTTGACGTCCGCGAGCCCGAAGAGTGGGCCGAAAGCCACCTCCTCGCCGCCACCAACATCCCCATGGGTGACATTCCGCGCCGCACCAACGACATCCCCGCCGGCGAAGTGTGGGTGCACTGCCGCCTCGGTGGACGCGCTGGAAAAGTCTGCGACTACCTCAACAAAGCCCGCAACGATCTCGACATTCACTGGCTGAACGAGCCCTACACCAACGCTGGACTCAACAACATTCCCGCCAACTAA
- a CDS encoding dicarboxylate/amino acid:cation symporter — translation MRILRKIPLLVWILVAILLGILVGWASQRTGSDVPVRIFATFGMVFSQLLGFAIPLIILGFIAPGIGSIGRGAGKLLGKAVALAYTSTILAGTMALLVALVLYPHILKGATVTAISDPSASLVKAYGVTVDANGVESLPFSLPPIMSVTTALILAFLLGLGMAGLSSTRMYDLAEDFRSIVEKFLSYIIIPLLPIYILSVFANMTYAGQVQHILKVFGKVFLMVIVLHWVFLVLVYCVAGATNRKSPFALLGHMMPAYLTALGTQSSAATIPVTLRSAKEAGVNSRIADFAIPLNANIHLAGSIITITSCSAAVVTMTHGRTPSFSSMIPLILVLGVMMVAAPGVPGGAVMTAVGALQSILGFNPTMIALMIALYLAQDSFGTATNVTGDGALAKILERMSRKQLAQPNVAEEMADARAAEDATALAQSDIAAAGLDAVSATSVAKKAEKGKKARQVAPTDSADEPTH, via the coding sequence ATGCGCATACTCCGGAAGATTCCGTTGCTGGTGTGGATTCTTGTCGCTATACTCCTGGGCATCCTGGTGGGGTGGGCAAGCCAGCGCACCGGCAGCGATGTACCTGTTCGCATTTTTGCGACCTTTGGCATGGTCTTCAGCCAACTGCTAGGCTTCGCCATCCCCCTCATTATCCTGGGCTTTATTGCCCCTGGTATTGGGTCTATTGGGCGCGGAGCCGGCAAACTGCTGGGCAAAGCGGTAGCCCTGGCGTATACGTCCACCATTCTCGCCGGGACGATGGCACTGCTGGTGGCGTTGGTACTCTACCCGCACATTCTCAAGGGGGCGACGGTGACGGCCATTTCGGACCCGTCCGCATCCTTGGTAAAGGCCTATGGGGTGACGGTGGACGCCAATGGGGTGGAATCGTTGCCATTTTCATTGCCACCGATCATGTCCGTCACCACCGCCCTTATTCTCGCCTTCCTGCTGGGGCTTGGCATGGCGGGTCTTTCCTCCACCCGCATGTATGACCTGGCCGAGGACTTCCGTTCCATCGTCGAGAAGTTCCTCAGCTACATCATCATCCCACTGCTGCCGATCTACATCCTCTCGGTCTTCGCGAACATGACCTATGCCGGGCAGGTTCAGCATATTCTCAAGGTGTTCGGCAAGGTCTTCCTCATGGTCATCGTCCTGCACTGGGTGTTCCTGGTGCTGGTGTACTGCGTGGCGGGCGCAACCAACCGGAAGAGCCCCTTTGCGCTACTGGGCCACATGATGCCCGCCTACCTCACTGCCTTGGGCACCCAGTCTTCGGCGGCGACTATTCCGGTGACGCTGCGTTCTGCGAAGGAAGCCGGGGTGAACTCGCGTATCGCGGACTTCGCGATCCCCCTCAACGCCAATATTCACTTGGCGGGCTCTATTATCACCATCACCAGCTGTTCTGCTGCGGTGGTCACCATGACTCACGGGCGCACCCCTAGCTTTAGCTCCATGATTCCGCTCATTCTAGTGTTGGGCGTGATGATGGTGGCCGCACCTGGCGTTCCGGGCGGTGCAGTGATGACGGCAGTGGGCGCACTGCAGTCCATCCTTGGCTTTAACCCCACCATGATTGCCCTGATGATTGCGCTCTACCTGGCGCAGGACTCTTTCGGCACGGCGACCAACGTGACAGGTGACGGTGCTCTTGCCAAGATTCTGGAGCGAATGAGCCGCAAACAGTTGGCGCAGCCAAACGTTGCGGAAGAAATGGCTGATGCGCGGGCTGCCGAGGATGCGACCGCGTTGGCACAGTCTGATATTGCAGCCGCGGGCTTGGATGCTGTTTCGGCAACGTCGGTAGCGAAGAAAGCGGAGAAGGGGAAAAAGGCGCGGCAGGTAGCTCCGACCGATTCGGCTGACGAGCCTACACACTAA